In Vicinamibacterales bacterium, the sequence CAGGGCTCGTAGCCGGTCGGAGTTATACGCCGGCGTGGGAAGCACAGTTTAGAACCGCGGTCGAAATCGCCTATCGAGAGTTTCAGTTGCTCGTCGGTCCGCGCTATGGCGTCGCGTGGCTGGACAACTACAGCACCATGGAAGAACTTCCTACGGCGGAATCTGAGGCAAGGCGCGAACGGGAAGGGGCTAGGCTGATGCCGGCCAACCTTCAAACAGGCCGTGAGATCCTTTATTCAGGCGAGCATCCGTTCCCCACTCGATACGCGTCTCGCCGGTCGTCGCTCCGCATCGAACCCTCACTCTATCTCGAAGCAATGCTGAGAGAGGTTCGCCTGTTTGGAGGGGGCATCGTTATCCGTGAGTTCAACACACCGCGCGATCTGCTGACGGTCAGTGAGTCCGTGATCGTGAACTGCACGGGGCTTGGGTCGCGTGACCTTTTTCGCGATGAGGAACTGATTCCGGTGAAGGGGCAACTCACCTTCCTCGTTTCACAGCCTGAGGTCGACTACCAGTATGGCTGCATGCCGCGGTCCGACGGCATTGCGCTTGGCAGCACTAGACAGCGAGGCGTCTGGACGCTAACGCCTGACGAGGTCGCGCGACAGCGTATTGTCGATCGTGCCATCGAACGGTACTCGTGGATGCGGTCACCCGAACTGGGCCAACAAGTGATGAGGTCGGCCGCGCCGGCAGAGGCTCCCGGTATTGAAAGTTTTTTTGACGACGACTCCTAGACGAACATCCCGGCGAATCTTGTCTCTTTGGGCGAACGGCAGCCTAACACCAGACACCGACCCCTCGGGAACGACCATCAACCAGGGTAAACGCAGTTAATCGCCTAGCGTCGTGCTCTCCCATCT encodes:
- a CDS encoding FAD-dependent oxidoreductase, giving the protein MDRRTLLKTGGMAALGFGIAGCATRVMRPTRPAFTLAPIRASWDRVIRTTVGLRPHRPSGFVLRVEKFDSQTVIHNYGHGGAGLSLSWGTGAMAADFAVEAAQSNRRAAAVLGSGAVGLATARQLQRRGFDVTIYAKAIPPDTTTNKAWGGFTPTSGLVAGRSYTPAWEAQFRTAVEIAYREFQLLVGPRYGVAWLDNYSTMEELPTAESEARREREGARLMPANLQTGREILYSGEHPFPTRYASRRSSLRIEPSLYLEAMLREVRLFGGGIVIREFNTPRDLLTVSESVIVNCTGLGSRDLFRDEELIPVKGQLTFLVSQPEVDYQYGCMPRSDGIALGSTRQRGVWTLTPDEVARQRIVDRAIERYSWMRSPELGQQVMRSAAPAEAPGIESFFDDDS